In Toxoplasma gondii ME49 chromosome X, whole genome shotgun sequence, a single genomic region encodes these proteins:
- a CDS encoding mitochondrial inner membrane translocase subunit TIM17, putative (encoded by transcript TGME49_214150~Predicted trans-membrane domain (TMHMM2.0):69-92) produces the protein MASALDDDYLRTGGVHSNLSLLSSPVSPTSLSAPLYPSQSSFALSSQPAKIAGDLYLNGYGKQFGDKVTYSAGISYAAGLTLGGLYGFGAGLKRGGSTARLRLNAILNGCSDYAPKAGAQLGTITLFYCCFNNLLGLFREDEPTNAPIAGAAAGALYKSMASWKVLGAYSLTASLAFAGIDQYLRKYV, from the exons ATGGCGTCTGCACTCGATGATGACTACTTGCGAACGGGCGGAGTCCATTCGaatctttcgcttctctcctctcccgtctctccaacttctctctctgctcctctctaTCCTTCTCAGTCTTCTTTCGCGCTCTCGTCTCAGCCTGCGAAGATCGCCGGCGACTTGTACCTCAACGGCTACGGCAAGCAATTCGGAGACAAAGTCACCTACTCTGCAGGCATTTCGTACGCAGCCG GTCTGACTCTCGGTGGACTGTACGGATTCGGAGCCGGTCTCAAGCGAGGAGGCAGCACAgctcgcctgcgcctcaACGCGATCCTCAACGGCTGCAGCGACTACGCACCCAAGGCAGGCGCTCAGCTTGGCACCATCA ctctctTCTACTGCTGCTTCAACAACCTCCTCGGCCTGTTTCGCGAAGACGAACCGACGAATGCGCCGATCGCAGGAGCAGCTGCGGGAGCGCTGTACAAGTCCATGGCGTCCTGGAAGGTCTTGGGTGCCTACTCTCTCACAGCTTCCC TGGCGTTCGCTGGAATCGACCAGTACCTTCGCAAGTACGTCTGA
- a CDS encoding hypothetical protein (encoded by transcript TGME49_214160) — translation MLEKKDSLLHSFALFCSLLCPDSKLRFLQATVHLVNSCLGKVASTRSTALPLRRLSYLVSPRQSPLFSFFCSSVSLLLLPAFDSSLIVSLPLKTVTYRPTVSPAVSLSLLLCLSLSLGLSPSLSVAQLFISPFALSLSPCSCLSSLDRASPSLSPVFLVHLVASSPVAPVLLPSFRLAFVRSPFSPWFSVSKPLGAWTLGRAVSKRSSKKILAKTNKQTDRQTDRQTNRQTDRQTDRHHRARKRLLCLAEQLRTNRFVSGTCSETR, via the coding sequence ATGttggaaaagaaagactcCCTTCTTCACTCGTTCGCGTTGTTCTGCTCGCTGCTCTGCCCCGACAGCAAGCTCCGCTTTCTTCAGGCGACCGTGCATCTTGTAAACAGTTGTTTGGGCAAAGTGGCTTCCACTCGGTCGACCGCTCTTCcgcttcgccgcctctcttATCTTGTCTCCCCTCGAcagtctcctcttttctcctttttttgcTCGTcagtctcccttcttctcctccctgcgTTTGACTCCTCTCTCATCGTCTCGCTTCCCTTGAAAACGGTGACCTATAGACCTACAGTCTcccctgctgtctctctgagcctcttgctctgtctctctctctctcttggtctttctccttcgctctctgtggCCCAACTCTTCATTTCTCctttcgcgctctctctctctccatgttcatgtctgtcttccctcgaccgcgcgtctccttctctgtctcctgtatTTCTAGTGCATctcgttgcttcctctcctgtaGCTCCTgtcctccttccttccttccgtctcgctttcgttcgctctcccttctctccctggtTTAGTGTGTCGAAGCCTCTGGGAGCTTGGACGCTCGGACGCGCTGTGTCGAAGAGATCCTCGAAAAAGATTCTCGCAAAGACAAacaaacagacagacagacagacagacagacagacaaacAGACAAACAGACAGACAAACAGACAGACACCACCGGGCGAGGAAGCGGCTGCTGTGTTTGGCCGAGCAGTTGAGGACGAACAGATTCGTCTCGGGGACTTGCAGCGAGACCCGTTga